A window from Bacteroidota bacterium encodes these proteins:
- a CDS encoding DUF1295 domain-containing protein: MTRTTFDYIVYSWIILAIIIFPLLLKVTAPYGRHITKKWGPTIDNRAGWIVMEFPAFAAFTYLVISSRAQENIVIWIFWTFWFLHYFHRVFIYPFRTKTKGKRMPLAIMFFAIFFNLMNGFINGYWFGYLAKSYAINWLYDPRFIIGVLLFLTGVAINQDSDQRLLSLRTKGSTDYYIPYGGLFKYISCPNFFGEITEWLGFAVMTWCMPTLSFFLWTCVNLIPRALDHHQWYKEQFVNYPNERKAIIPFAL; encoded by the coding sequence ATGACAAGAACGACCTTTGATTACATTGTTTATTCCTGGATAATTTTGGCAATAATTATATTCCCTTTACTTTTAAAAGTTACTGCCCCGTATGGTCGCCATATCACAAAAAAATGGGGTCCGACCATTGACAACCGTGCTGGTTGGATTGTTATGGAGTTTCCTGCATTTGCTGCGTTCACTTACCTGGTTATTTCGTCCAGAGCCCAGGAAAATATAGTGATATGGATTTTCTGGACATTCTGGTTTCTTCATTATTTCCACCGTGTTTTCATTTACCCATTCAGAACAAAGACCAAAGGGAAGCGAATGCCATTAGCTATTATGTTTTTTGCGATCTTTTTTAATTTAATGAATGGATTTATTAATGGGTATTGGTTTGGCTATCTTGCTAAATCCTATGCAATCAATTGGCTTTATGATCCACGATTTATTATTGGTGTTTTATTATTCCTCACAGGAGTCGCAATAAATCAGGACTCTGATCAGCGATTATTAAGCCTCCGGACCAAAGGTTCTACAGATTATTATATTCCATATGGTGGACTCTTTAAGTATATTTCCTGTCCTAACTTTTTCGGTGAGATAACAGAGTGGTTGGGATTTGCTGTAATGACATGGTGTATGCCAACTTTATCATTTTTTTTATGGACATGTGTAAATCTCATTCCAAGAGCCTTAGATCATCATCAATGGTATAAAGAACAGTTTGTTAACTATCCTAACGAACGAAAAGCCATAATTCCCTTCGCTCTTTAG
- a CDS encoding NAD-dependent epimerase/dehydratase family protein, with the protein MNIAVTGASGHVGSCLCRDLLERGHHVRVLIYHDTKGIEGLDVQKIKGDMLDIESLKELCRDVDIVFHLAAKISIGGFSKADVFNTNVNGTKNIIQCCIEMGVKRMVHFSSIHAFRNNPVDKPLDETWPTVGSSRFIYDWSKAESEKVVLNAVSLGFDAVIINPTAVIGPYDFKPSYLGLAFKKMAANKLPMLVQGGYNWVDVRDVVKGAISAAIKGRRGEKYILPGKYMTLKEIALTIKDITGKKVPEFICPGTIAKIFVPFIEIFAKLRNEPPLYTCESIDILRECNLYIQGTKANNELDYTPRPIEETISDTIEWFNVYAAI; encoded by the coding sequence ATGAATATAGCTGTTACTGGAGCAAGTGGGCATGTTGGCTCCTGTCTTTGCAGGGACCTGTTAGAAAGAGGTCATCATGTTCGGGTTTTAATTTATCATGATACCAAAGGTATTGAGGGACTGGACGTCCAGAAGATTAAAGGTGATATGTTGGATATTGAATCTCTCAAGGAGTTATGCCGTGATGTCGATATTGTTTTTCACCTTGCAGCAAAAATTTCGATTGGAGGTTTCAGTAAAGCGGATGTTTTTAATACAAATGTTAATGGTACTAAAAACATCATTCAATGTTGTATTGAGATGGGTGTAAAGCGTATGGTGCATTTTAGTTCTATTCATGCATTCCGAAATAATCCAGTGGATAAACCTCTTGATGAAACCTGGCCAACTGTTGGTTCATCACGTTTTATTTATGACTGGTCAAAAGCAGAAAGTGAAAAAGTTGTCCTTAATGCAGTGTCACTTGGTTTTGACGCAGTTATAATTAATCCAACTGCCGTTATTGGCCCATATGATTTCAAACCGTCTTACCTTGGTCTAGCTTTCAAGAAAATGGCCGCAAATAAATTACCCATGCTAGTGCAAGGGGGATACAACTGGGTGGACGTCAGAGATGTCGTAAAAGGTGCCATATCAGCAGCCATAAAAGGTCGCCGGGGTGAAAAATACATATTGCCTGGAAAATATATGACGTTGAAAGAAATAGCCTTAACGATAAAAGATATTACGGGCAAAAAAGTACCAGAATTTATCTGTCCTGGTACAATTGCTAAAATTTTTGTACCTTTTATTGAAATCTTTGCAAAGCTCCGAAACGAACCTCCTCTTTACACATGTGAATCGATAGATATCCTTCGTGAATGTAATTTATATATTCAAGGTACCAAAGCTAACAATGAGCTGGATTATACTCCACGCCCAATTGAAGAAACAATCTCGGATACAATTGAATGGTTCAATGTGTATGCTGCTATTTAG
- the msrA gene encoding peptide-methionine (S)-S-oxide reductase MsrA, producing MKKVMSSDINEYDTATFGAGCFWCVEAIYQDLKGVEKVISGYSGGTVISLTYQQVYSGLTGHAEVCQIIYNPDIISYKDLLEVFWQIHDPTSLNKQGDDVGTQYRSVIFYHNENQKKQAEKYKKDLNASGAFEKIIVTEISPFKTFYKAENYHQDYYNTNPNQPYCHIVIGSKIEKFKKAFKNKIK from the coding sequence ATGAAAAAAGTCATGTCATCTGACATCAATGAATATGACACAGCTACTTTTGGAGCAGGATGTTTCTGGTGTGTTGAAGCTATTTATCAGGATTTGAAAGGGGTGGAGAAGGTCATTTCAGGATATTCCGGAGGAACTGTCATCAGTCTTACATACCAGCAAGTTTACTCCGGACTCACTGGTCATGCAGAGGTTTGCCAGATTATCTACAATCCTGATATCATTTCATATAAGGATCTTCTCGAAGTTTTCTGGCAGATTCATGATCCTACTTCTTTAAATAAACAGGGAGATGATGTTGGAACCCAATACAGGTCAGTAATATTCTATCATAATGAAAACCAGAAAAAACAGGCTGAAAAGTATAAGAAAGACTTGAATGCCTCAGGCGCCTTTGAAAAAATCATTGTAACGGAAATTTCACCCTTTAAAACTTTTTATAAAGCTGAGAATTATCACCAGGATTATTACAATACGAATCCTAACCAACCCTATTGCCACATAGTTATAGGATCAAAGATTGAAAAATTCAAAAAGGCCTTTAAAAATAAGATCAAATAG